One genomic window of Candidatus Babeliales bacterium includes the following:
- a CDS encoding DUF1328 domain-containing protein, with protein MIRWIITFLILSIIAGVLGFAGIEGMSLDIAKILFFIFVISLIISCITYIFRGKPRPPVPPIDRP; from the coding sequence ATGATACGGTGGATTATAACTTTTTTAATTCTTTCAATTATTGCTGGAGTTCTAGGCTTTGCTGGTATAGAAGGAATGTCATTAGATATTGCAAAGATACTTTTCTTCATATTTGTTATTTCATTAATTATATCATGTATAACTTATATTTTCCGTGGCAAACCACGTCCACCAGTACCACCTATAGATAGACCATAA
- a CDS encoding leucyl aminopeptidase has translation MLNISSSTQNLLSQKVDCYAYIVEKDFDVSQLVNLAKNHCSNLAAVIKHCQFTGNLQEVLSIPYSTEGRIVHCIIVGIGSKELKGINIVERYRRALGQLVKEVRICKGTSIAFDCNIASLLNVSHRYLAEQITIAFNMAQYSFDDYITDKKIKKSVLRNVIIVIDEQNNSEVQQGIADGMIIGNAVNQARHWVDTPPSDLTPQHLVEKSAEVAKRNDLLLTVFHEKEIIEMGMGGLAAVSRGSEIDCALIILEYKAEVKDAPTLCFVGKGITFDSGGLSLKPADSMETMKEDMSGAAAVISAIDALAQLKPQVNIVAIAPTSENLPSGHATKPGDIVTFYNGKTAEIKNTDAEGRLILADALSYAVKHYKPDAIVDLATLTGACSRALGPVYSGLFSEHEDLIAKLYAASDLSGDRLWQLPMGDDYKKAITSTVADICNIGSKQIMAGASTAAHFLQYFVDDSVWAHIDIAGTAFDVPNISYYSSGGTGVGVRLLVALAMNWKK, from the coding sequence ATGTTGAATATTTCGTCTTCAACACAAAATTTATTATCACAAAAAGTTGATTGTTATGCTTATATTGTTGAGAAAGATTTTGATGTTTCGCAGTTAGTTAATCTAGCAAAAAATCATTGTTCTAATTTAGCGGCTGTTATAAAACACTGCCAGTTTACCGGCAATTTGCAAGAAGTTCTATCTATACCTTACTCTACTGAGGGGCGGATTGTCCATTGTATTATTGTGGGCATCGGGAGTAAAGAGTTAAAAGGTATTAATATTGTTGAACGTTATCGTCGTGCTCTTGGGCAGCTTGTTAAAGAGGTTCGTATCTGCAAGGGGACATCGATTGCTTTTGATTGTAATATTGCATCATTATTGAATGTTTCTCATAGATATCTTGCTGAACAAATAACTATTGCGTTTAATATGGCGCAGTATTCTTTTGATGATTATATTACTGACAAAAAAATTAAGAAATCGGTATTGCGCAATGTTATTATTGTTATTGATGAACAAAATAATAGCGAGGTGCAGCAGGGAATAGCAGATGGAATGATTATTGGTAATGCGGTAAATCAAGCCCGTCATTGGGTTGATACACCACCATCAGACTTAACTCCTCAGCATTTAGTAGAAAAATCTGCTGAAGTTGCTAAGCGTAATGATTTGTTACTTACTGTATTTCATGAAAAAGAAATTATAGAAATGGGTATGGGTGGATTAGCTGCTGTTTCTCGTGGATCAGAAATTGATTGTGCGCTAATTATTCTTGAATATAAGGCTGAAGTCAAAGATGCGCCGACACTTTGTTTTGTTGGAAAAGGTATTACATTTGATTCTGGTGGCCTAAGTTTAAAGCCAGCAGATTCTATGGAAACAATGAAAGAAGATATGTCAGGTGCAGCAGCGGTTATTTCGGCTATTGATGCGCTTGCTCAATTGAAGCCACAGGTAAATATTGTTGCTATTGCACCAACATCAGAAAATTTACCAAGCGGACATGCGACAAAGCCTGGTGATATAGTGACATTTTATAATGGTAAAACTGCAGAAATTAAAAATACTGATGCAGAAGGGCGCTTGATTTTAGCTGATGCTTTGTCATACGCAGTTAAGCATTATAAGCCGGATGCGATAGTTGATTTAGCAACACTTACTGGTGCTTGTTCACGTGCACTTGGGCCAGTATATAGTGGTTTATTTAGTGAACATGAAGATCTGATTGCAAAACTATATGCAGCGAGTGATTTATCGGGAGATCGCTTATGGCAATTACCTATGGGCGATGATTATAAGAAAGCAATTACATCGACTGTTGCTGATATTTGTAATATTGGTAGCAAGCAGATAATGGCAGGAGCTTCAACTGCGGCGCATTTTTTACAATATTTTGTTGATGATAGTGTATGGGCACATATTGATATTGCCGGAACAGCATTTGATGTTCCTAATATTTCTTATTATTCTTCAGGCGGAACAGGCGTTGGAGTTCGTTTATTGGTTGCATTAGCAATGAACTGGAAAAAATAA
- a CDS encoding tyrosine-type recombinase/integrase, with protein MNILPDNFNMDELINPFITAQDISLNSRITYFNAMQQFVRWCREKKVEKPQRETILSYKFWLDTKGLSSYTKAIYIVVIRRFFLWTEDAQLYPNVSRGVRGIKKYAKNHQKESLSIDSLKQLFASIDCSSLKGKRDFALINILVRTGLRLKEIASALIEDMYDQRGEMSLWIHGKGRSSKDEFVLLTPQTLVSLYDYLQERVVKSEKEPIFISLSDRNYGKKLTIFSLSRIIKRRLRAAGFDSKRITAHSLRHTFGVLSMQAGASLYEVQLAMRHSAPTTTQLYLGDIERIKRLEASPERKMSDLLDT; from the coding sequence ATGAATATTCTACCAGACAATTTTAATATGGATGAGCTAATAAATCCCTTTATTACTGCTCAAGATATTTCTCTTAATTCACGCATCACATATTTTAATGCTATGCAGCAATTTGTACGTTGGTGTAGAGAAAAAAAGGTAGAAAAACCTCAGCGTGAAACAATTTTATCATATAAATTTTGGCTTGATACAAAAGGACTCAGTTCTTACACAAAAGCAATCTATATTGTTGTTATTCGTAGATTTTTTTTGTGGACGGAAGATGCGCAATTATATCCCAATGTTTCTCGTGGCGTTAGGGGAATAAAAAAATATGCAAAAAATCATCAAAAGGAATCATTGTCTATTGATTCTTTAAAGCAATTATTTGCTTCTATTGATTGCTCTAGCTTAAAGGGAAAACGTGATTTTGCACTAATTAATATTTTAGTGCGTACAGGGTTGCGGCTTAAAGAGATTGCATCAGCATTAATAGAAGATATGTATGATCAGCGAGGAGAGATGTCGCTGTGGATTCATGGAAAAGGACGTTCTAGTAAGGATGAATTTGTATTATTAACTCCTCAGACTCTTGTGTCATTGTATGATTATTTACAAGAACGTGTTGTTAAAAGTGAAAAAGAGCCTATTTTTATTTCATTAAGTGATCGTAATTATGGAAAAAAATTAACAATCTTTTCATTGTCACGTATTATCAAGCGACGTTTACGTGCGGCAGGATTTGATAGTAAGCGTATTACAGCGCATAGTTTACGACATACATTTGGTGTTCTTTCAATGCAAGCAGGAGCATCATTATATGAAGTTCAGCTTGCCATGCGACATAGTGCGCCAACAACGACTCAGTTATATCTCGGTGACATCGAACGAATAAAACGTTTAGAGGCGTCACCAGAGCGTAAGATGAGTGATTTGCTTGATACTTAA
- the ftsW gene encoding putative lipid II flippase FtsW codes for MLSKKSSLSSDLNVFLTIIATLILIGCLFVYSSSSVYALETFGTSFFFVKRQLQALCIGMFALYIGLNLPINFIRKMATFSFICSLFLVSLTLLPSLSRTIHGSSRWISIMGFSFQPSELLKITLLFYLAYFLERKTIKGKIGFMHAASFCILISTMCILLLKQPEFGLTITLLLTTIILFFCTHTQIKHIVITLFGLALGALLLILFWPYRLQRILTFLNPWQDPKGAGFQIIQSFIAIGSGSWLGTGIAHSRQKLFYLPMQHTDFIFSIIAEETGFIGCIFLLTLFILLLYFGIRIAHQFRNIFNTLVTLGFIIIIHLQAIINMAVVTGLAPTKGIGMPFISYGNTSLVCYLFMIGVIMNMVHNNTTSSQ; via the coding sequence ATGCTTTCAAAAAAGTCGTCATTATCTTCAGATTTAAATGTTTTTCTTACCATTATTGCAACACTAATTCTTATAGGCTGTTTATTTGTTTATTCCTCAAGTTCTGTTTATGCACTTGAAACATTTGGAACATCCTTTTTTTTTGTAAAACGTCAATTACAAGCTTTATGCATTGGAATGTTTGCATTGTACATTGGACTAAATCTACCAATCAATTTTATAAGAAAAATGGCAACTTTTTCATTTATCTGTTCACTGTTCTTGGTTTCCTTAACATTGCTACCATCATTATCTCGTACTATTCATGGCTCCAGTAGATGGATTTCTATCATGGGTTTTTCTTTTCAACCCAGTGAATTACTTAAAATAACATTGCTCTTTTACTTAGCTTACTTTCTAGAAAGAAAAACAATAAAAGGAAAAATTGGATTTATGCACGCTGCTTCTTTTTGCATTCTTATAAGCACCATGTGCATCCTACTTCTTAAGCAACCAGAATTTGGCCTAACAATTACATTGCTATTAACAACTATTATTTTATTTTTTTGCACTCATACTCAAATAAAACATATTGTAATAACTCTTTTTGGATTGGCGTTAGGGGCATTATTGTTAATACTTTTTTGGCCCTATCGCCTTCAACGAATTTTAACATTTTTAAATCCATGGCAAGATCCTAAAGGAGCTGGATTTCAAATAATTCAATCATTCATTGCTATTGGTTCGGGAAGTTGGCTTGGCACAGGAATTGCACATTCACGGCAAAAACTTTTCTATCTACCTATGCAACATACTGATTTTATATTTTCAATTATTGCTGAAGAAACAGGGTTTATTGGCTGTATTTTTTTACTAACGCTTTTTATACTTTTACTCTATTTTGGCATTCGCATTGCACATCAATTTAGGAATATATTTAATACTTTAGTTACACTTGGTTTCATAATTATTATACATTTACAAGCCATTATAAACATGGCAGTTGTTACAGGACTAGCTCCCACTAAGGGAATAGGTATGCCTTTTATTAGTTATGGAAATACATCTTTGGTCTGTTATCTTTTTATGATCGGTGTTATTATGAACATGGTTCATAATAATACAACTTCATCACAATAA
- the thyX gene encoding FAD-dependent thymidylate synthase, which translates to MEHREQSCIINNIPLHQTYIDPLNDTISTVELIRVSGSDLDVVNAARVSYGKTSSEVSERDKKLISFLMEHNHTSPFEHNQFSFRIKAPIFVARQWMRHRMNSYNEISYRYVKASLEFYIPPKWRSQDTKNKQASIGSFDNAEFTQKFKESIEHSVKAYEYLLENGIGREIARSVLPLCTYTEFIFTCNLHSLMHFLKLRLHAGAQYEIRMYAQTLLKLALPHFPISLGEWKRIHSAELEIEEDLFTKNFTSAIE; encoded by the coding sequence ATGGAACATAGAGAACAATCATGTATTATAAATAATATTCCTCTCCATCAGACTTACATTGATCCGCTTAATGATACTATTAGTACAGTTGAACTAATTCGTGTCTCCGGTTCTGATCTTGACGTTGTTAATGCTGCGCGCGTTTCATATGGTAAAACTTCATCAGAAGTAAGCGAACGCGATAAAAAATTGATTAGCTTTTTAATGGAACATAATCATACAAGTCCTTTTGAGCATAATCAATTTTCTTTTCGTATAAAAGCACCTATTTTTGTTGCACGTCAATGGATGCGCCATCGAATGAATTCATATAATGAAATTAGTTATCGTTATGTAAAAGCATCTCTAGAATTTTACATTCCTCCAAAATGGCGCTCACAAGATACTAAAAATAAACAAGCTTCTATTGGTTCTTTTGATAATGCAGAATTTACTCAAAAATTTAAGGAATCAATTGAACATAGCGTTAAGGCATATGAATATTTACTCGAAAATGGTATTGGGAGAGAAATTGCACGTAGCGTGCTACCGTTATGTACATACACAGAATTTATTTTTACCTGTAACCTTCATTCTCTTATGCATTTTTTGAAATTACGCCTTCATGCTGGCGCACAATATGAAATTAGAATGTATGCACAAACATTACTCAAACTCGCTCTCCCTCACTTTCCTATTTCTCTTGGCGAATGGAAACGAATACATTCTGCAGAGTTGGAAATTGAAGAAGATTTATTTACAAAAAACTTTACTTCTGCGATTGAGTAA
- a CDS encoding ankyrin repeat domain-containing protein, whose translation MIHYLQGLGRYMEIFKNSKKSHIKKQSKEPKNITFLEKLQTMLQSSKKPIIDFKEKIKSFQDEEAKVNYALYDNFEDALITTLEELKNGSEYSTKIIRRRYGYQGQSTRPNCIEAALQDLCNNLLYDQNSGSFKLSLLPASLHINDMFKKFYETYSIDNLANTPDVGQAFMDLVSNITGVIYRDDKNYELKAESTENNLITLFNYFFGIDAQNLYDLGTMLSDDRRIITFQSSPDNTNNTNKIITVTIKNNQTKKEKNMNLCFKPMHGWLDCPDRDHRSLEHQSLLDLDLLSKKYNLSSEAQALFSVQPIKVSNFIRKYSGTMLASKMYSVEQKNDYDKIRTILSIVSLYPDNTELVDYAYSLYNQLSDSNKKISFKDIFESKVWYTHEKFKKIIVGDLKDLVDYISKDFNINIVSEIYSHLPDESSKQVFLAEILIEYGRNEKIINDDTIEQFYQLVTDDAGKKNFLIDSIVNVTLASRYDIDSLKLVKELVSIGGDVNSTSTKTGITPLIAAVMPKAHVSRGAQFHYGSLVELLIESGADVNKMVTINFTSGMSGNEQVAAIHYAALNDYASAVRLLAKYGVDLNMYCYRHYLDVDVRKTPLGFADNDSMLALLENGADPNMSSDIEVWKFSEKNIPEVAGKIVSYPLINAVRAHDVKKVKALLAYNADINVIDGNGKTVFDYLKESKGQLTSDQLPLIRSMLEKASGISHFMTPDQRNKE comes from the coding sequence ATGATACACTATCTACAAGGTCTTGGTAGATATATGGAGATATTTAAAAATAGCAAAAAGTCGCATATAAAAAAGCAATCTAAAGAACCTAAAAATATAACTTTTCTTGAAAAATTACAAACAATGCTTCAATCATCAAAAAAACCTATTATTGATTTTAAAGAAAAAATAAAAAGCTTTCAGGATGAAGAAGCAAAGGTTAATTATGCATTATATGATAATTTTGAAGATGCATTAATTACTACGCTTGAAGAGTTAAAGAATGGTTCTGAATATTCTACCAAGATAATTCGAAGGCGTTATGGTTATCAAGGTCAATCAACACGTCCTAATTGTATCGAGGCAGCATTGCAAGATTTATGTAATAATTTGTTGTATGATCAGAATTCGGGATCATTTAAGTTATCCTTGTTGCCAGCATCATTACATATTAATGATATGTTCAAAAAGTTTTATGAAACTTACAGCATAGATAATTTGGCGAATACTCCAGATGTCGGCCAGGCATTTATGGATTTGGTATCAAATATTACGGGTGTGATCTATAGAGATGATAAGAACTATGAATTAAAAGCCGAATCAACGGAAAACAACCTGATTACTTTATTTAACTACTTTTTTGGGATTGATGCACAAAATTTGTATGATCTTGGAACAATGCTTTCCGATGATCGTAGGATCATTACATTTCAATCTTCACCAGATAATACAAATAATACAAATAAAATTATTACCGTAACAATAAAAAATAATCAAACAAAAAAAGAAAAAAATATGAATTTATGTTTTAAGCCAATGCATGGATGGTTAGACTGTCCAGATAGAGATCACAGAAGCTTAGAGCATCAATCACTACTCGATTTAGATTTATTATCAAAAAAATATAATTTAAGCAGTGAAGCGCAAGCGTTATTTAGCGTTCAACCAATAAAAGTATCTAATTTTATTCGTAAATATTCTGGCACAATGTTGGCGTCTAAAATGTATAGCGTAGAGCAAAAAAATGATTATGATAAGATTCGTACAATACTATCGATAGTAAGTCTTTATCCAGATAATACAGAGCTTGTTGATTATGCATATAGTTTATATAATCAATTATCGGATTCTAACAAGAAAATATCCTTTAAGGATATTTTTGAGTCTAAAGTATGGTATACGCATGAAAAATTTAAAAAAATAATTGTAGGTGATCTTAAGGATCTTGTAGATTACATTTCAAAAGATTTTAATATAAATATTGTAAGTGAAATTTATTCTCATCTCCCTGATGAATCATCAAAACAAGTTTTTTTAGCAGAAATATTAATAGAATATGGAAGAAATGAAAAAATTATCAACGATGATACTATAGAACAGTTTTATCAATTAGTTACTGATGATGCTGGAAAGAAAAATTTTCTTATCGATAGTATTGTTAATGTAACTCTCGCTTCAAGATATGATATTGATAGTTTGAAGTTAGTGAAAGAGTTAGTAAGCATAGGGGGCGACGTCAATTCTACTTCGACTAAAACAGGAATAACTCCGCTTATTGCTGCGGTCATGCCAAAAGCGCATGTATCAAGAGGTGCCCAATTCCATTATGGTTCGCTTGTTGAATTATTAATAGAATCTGGAGCAGATGTAAATAAAATGGTAACTATTAATTTTACTTCTGGAATGTCTGGTAACGAGCAAGTAGCAGCAATTCATTACGCAGCACTTAATGACTATGCAAGTGCTGTTCGTCTTTTGGCAAAATATGGAGTAGATCTGAATATGTATTGTTATAGACATTATCTCGATGTCGATGTAAGAAAAACTCCATTGGGTTTTGCTGATAATGACTCGATGCTCGCATTATTAGAAAATGGAGCAGATCCAAATATGTCTTCAGATATTGAAGTATGGAAATTTTCAGAAAAAAATATACCTGAGGTAGCGGGAAAAATTGTTAGCTATCCGTTGATTAATGCTGTTCGTGCTCATGATGTTAAAAAAGTTAAAGCTTTATTGGCATATAACGCAGACATTAATGTCATTGATGGTAATGGTAAAACTGTTTTTGATTATTTAAAAGAATCAAAAGGGCAGCTTACAAGTGATCAGTTACCGTTAATTAGGTCAATGTTAGAAAAGGCGTCTGGAATATCACATTTTATGACACCAGACCAGCGCAATAAGGAATAA
- a CDS encoding DUF6496 domain-containing protein has translation MTTKAATKHTKRTTATKKHTKNTGTKETSKKSTTERKYSPSSQKSVAKEMHKFKEGTAKSGKAGTPVKSREQAIAIGLSKARAKGAKVPNKASKE, from the coding sequence ATGACAACTAAAGCTGCTACTAAACATACCAAAAGAACCACTGCTACAAAAAAACATACAAAAAATACAGGTACAAAAGAGACAAGCAAAAAGAGTACCACGGAAAGAAAATATAGCCCTTCAAGCCAGAAATCGGTTGCAAAAGAAATGCATAAATTTAAAGAAGGAACCGCAAAATCAGGTAAAGCTGGTACACCGGTTAAATCACGTGAACAAGCTATTGCAATTGGTTTATCAAAAGCACGAGCAAAAGGCGCGAAAGTTCCGAATAAGGCATCTAAAGAATAA
- the murD gene encoding UDP-N-acetylmuramoyl-L-alanine--D-glutamate ligase — protein MILEKNKRIGIWGFGVMGKSAIDYLYSKNYQLSVMDKRSLTKQERTILQEKNITLYNEHDQKNFFSLNDFIIISPGINISEICYATHKNKLIHELDFFYQAFKKPIIAVTGSVGKTSIIHILSELFKQASIPIVVGGNIGIPTFDIIKEQNSVDYALLEVSSFQLMHCAQFRPAFSIWTNFYPNHLDYHPSEQDYLLAKQKIIEYQNNNTSSLVPCMLREKIYPPSPHHIRGYFTLICPTIEYLQNLQKNEHVYYITNNTIMRYTYGIHTSLLSLTPELLGLSFIDNILLIVAACDMMKINTQILQKITHTVLLPEHRIEKIYSFNNINFYNDSKATTTASTLAAVQKLKNSQLHLFLGGLSKGVDREPFIAQLKNNVKHIYCFGKESNLLHAMCSKFEISATPFTTLNEAFTSCSAMLQPGDCVLLSPSGSSYDLYENYEQRGKHFKELIAHYIQKHSS, from the coding sequence ATGATATTAGAAAAAAACAAACGAATTGGTATATGGGGCTTCGGGGTGATGGGTAAATCAGCAATAGATTATTTATATAGTAAAAATTATCAATTAAGTGTGATGGATAAGCGCAGTTTAACAAAACAGGAAAGAACTATTTTACAAGAAAAGAATATTACTTTATACAATGAACATGATCAAAAGAATTTTTTTTCTTTAAATGATTTCATTATTATTTCTCCAGGAATTAACATAAGCGAAATTTGTTACGCGACACATAAAAATAAGTTAATTCATGAACTTGATTTTTTTTATCAAGCTTTTAAAAAACCAATAATTGCAGTTACGGGAAGTGTAGGAAAAACATCGATAATCCATATTCTTTCAGAACTTTTTAAACAAGCATCAATTCCTATTGTTGTTGGTGGAAATATTGGAATTCCGACCTTTGATATAATAAAGGAGCAAAATAGTGTTGATTATGCACTGCTAGAAGTTTCAAGTTTTCAACTTATGCATTGCGCTCAATTTAGACCAGCATTTTCTATATGGACAAATTTTTACCCTAATCATCTTGATTACCATCCATCAGAGCAAGACTATTTATTGGCAAAACAAAAAATTATTGAATATCAAAATAATAATACTTCATCTCTTGTGCCATGTATGTTACGTGAAAAAATTTACCCTCCTTCACCGCACCATATACGAGGATATTTTACCCTTATTTGTCCTACTATCGAATATTTACAAAACTTACAAAAAAATGAACATGTCTACTATATTACCAATAATACTATCATGCGTTACACCTATGGAATACATACGTCTTTACTATCATTAACTCCTGAATTACTCGGTCTCTCTTTTATTGATAACATACTTCTTATTGTAGCAGCATGTGATATGATGAAGATAAATACTCAAATATTACAGAAAATTACCCATACTGTGCTACTACCTGAACATCGTATTGAAAAAATTTATAGCTTCAACAATATTAATTTTTATAATGATTCAAAGGCTACCACTACTGCATCTACCCTTGCCGCAGTTCAAAAATTAAAAAATTCTCAACTTCATTTGTTTTTAGGCGGATTAAGTAAAGGCGTCGATCGTGAACCATTTATTGCACAACTGAAAAATAACGTAAAACATATCTATTGTTTCGGTAAAGAGTCAAATTTATTACATGCAATGTGTAGTAAATTTGAAATTTCCGCGACACCTTTTACCACACTTAATGAGGCATTTACTTCATGTAGCGCTATGTTACAACCAGGAGATTGTGTATTACTTTCTCCTTCAGGAAGCAGTTATGACTTATATGAAAACTATGAACAACGTGGAAAACATTTTAAAGAGCTCATTGCGCATTATATACAAAAACATTCATCTTGA
- a CDS encoding C2H2-type zinc finger protein, giving the protein MKRSLDSIEKSTTRTKEVAPKKRKLMQQIASLICKKCNKSFADDNRLKNHIAKEHLQKKPYVCNDCGKCFATTKNIARHKTTHTNPKLFICAFCNKTFATQNSYIEHRRDDHTNEETYACTHSGCDKSFTTSAYLNIHMRTHTGERPFPCLSCNKIFYRKNYLKSHMKSHTKKEYFSCNFCNKNFTTSSNLTFHKKTHTKEDPYPCIYCNEKFITNIYLREHIQENHEKKQIPTLNNKVQIQNPNIQPPQSASIPKIFFTLPLNLIIQQLLAFQSQQGIPQSIASTQKNPFMGHTSPLDLITQQLSPCQSQLDIPQSIASTQKNPFMDHTLPLEPLFKEIEQK; this is encoded by the coding sequence ATGAAACGCTCTCTAGATTCAATAGAAAAATCTACTACACGAACAAAAGAAGTCGCACCAAAAAAAAGAAAACTAATGCAACAAATTGCTTCTTTAATATGTAAAAAGTGCAATAAAAGCTTTGCTGACGACAATCGCCTTAAAAACCACATAGCAAAAGAACATCTTCAAAAAAAACCATATGTATGTAATGACTGCGGTAAATGTTTTGCTACAACAAAAAACATTGCGCGACACAAAACCACACACACAAACCCAAAATTATTTATATGTGCCTTCTGCAATAAAACATTTGCTACACAAAATAGCTATATAGAACACAGACGAGATGATCATACCAATGAAGAAACCTATGCGTGCACTCATTCTGGTTGCGATAAATCTTTTACTACAAGTGCTTATCTTAATATTCACATGAGAACTCATACAGGAGAAAGGCCATTTCCATGTCTTTCTTGCAATAAAATTTTTTATAGAAAGAACTATCTTAAAAGTCACATGAAAAGTCATACAAAAAAAGAGTATTTTTCATGTAACTTTTGTAATAAAAATTTTACCACATCTTCAAATCTTACCTTTCATAAGAAAACACACACGAAAGAAGATCCTTATCCATGCATTTATTGTAATGAAAAATTTATTACAAATATATATCTAAGAGAACATATACAGGAAAATCACGAAAAAAAACAAATACCTACATTAAACAATAAAGTTCAAATACAAAACCCTAATATTCAACCTCCACAAAGCGCATCTATTCCAAAAATATTTTTTACATTACCATTAAACCTTATCATTCAACAACTATTAGCATTCCAATCTCAACAGGGTATACCACAATCTATTGCATCAACTCAAAAAAACCCATTTATGGGTCATACATCACCATTAGACCTTATCACTCAACAACTATCACCATGCCAATCTCAGCTGGATATACCACAATCTATTGCCTCAACTCAAAAAAACCCATTTATGGATCATACATTGCCATTAGAACCTTTATTTAAAGAAATAGAACAAAAATGA